The following are from one region of the Halarcobacter sp. genome:
- a CDS encoding DMT family transporter gives MEKKLSTIKLFFLIILTLFFFSTSSLLARAALLDNNIDAYSFTFFRLLFGTITLFIIFFFKNKTIDLKLKNNWFSSSFLFIYAMTFSYAYINLDAGIGTLILFAVVQLLIMLVALIKKETITKQKLLGLCFAFVGLIYLLLPDEKLNISIFHSMLMIISGLAWALYTILGKNTKTALIHTSDNFLKATFISIVFYLIFIDNINFNFYGVFLAFLSGGITSSIGYLMWYYILPKITMVTSGIVQLIVPPLSIFLSVLILDELFTFKLFLSTDLILFGIAIAILNSKRKR, from the coding sequence ATGGAAAAAAAGCTTTCAACAATAAAGCTTTTTTTCTTAATAATTCTTACACTCTTTTTCTTTTCAACAAGCTCTTTATTAGCTAGAGCTGCTTTACTAGATAACAATATAGATGCTTATAGCTTTACATTTTTTAGATTATTATTTGGAACTATAACTTTATTTATCATCTTTTTTTTTAAAAATAAAACTATAGATTTAAAACTAAAAAACAATTGGTTTAGTTCTAGTTTTTTATTTATTTATGCTATGACTTTTTCATATGCATATATAAATTTAGATGCAGGAATAGGAACATTAATACTTTTTGCAGTGGTACAACTACTTATTATGCTTGTAGCCCTTATAAAAAAAGAAACTATAACAAAACAAAAACTTCTAGGACTTTGTTTTGCTTTTGTAGGTTTAATCTATTTACTATTACCAGATGAAAAACTAAATATTTCAATTTTTCACTCTATGTTGATGATTATATCTGGTTTAGCATGGGCACTTTATACAATACTTGGAAAAAATACAAAAACTGCCCTAATACATACAAGTGATAATTTTTTAAAAGCTACATTTATTAGTATTGTTTTTTATCTTATATTTATTGATAATATAAACTTTAATTTTTATGGAGTTTTTTTAGCATTTCTTTCAGGAGGAATCACATCTTCCATAGGTTATTTGATGTGGTATTATATTTTACCTAAAATTACCATGGTTACATCAGGTATTGTTCAACTAATAGTTCCACCCTTATCAATTTTTTTAAGTGTTTTAATTTTGGATGAACTATTTACTTTTAAATTATTTTTATCTACAGATTTAATATTGTTTGGTATAGCTATTGCTATACTAAACTCAAAAAGAAAGAGATGA
- a CDS encoding PAS domain S-box protein produces the protein MQYKGSIKKRLTAIIVSVTILTALIGYSSFVYWYMTNQYNNVLKLSKSVALVLGQDIAKLVLLNDISVAADITTKLKSFKTLDSMVLYKLDNTPILQYSKNEKSFVADKLPDEKNRQTTIDTQFLKLYVDAKYQNNHLGYIQFKFSIQSIYDVIKKDIYSILTILFIMLIFSYILATISSRRFTKPILKLVTFLENVDFSHSLNKEIHTKENNEYGKLYNEVNIMLDRLEKAKLELQIAAAAFDTQNGMVITDKYQKILKVNKAFTNITGYTAQEAEGKTPSILKSGIHGEEFYKKMYKSLQINHFWMGEINNKHKDGTVVNELLIIHSILDDNNEVLYYVSSFSDITLQKKAEAELKLKEELLIQKSKMASMGQMLENIAHQWRQPLSIISTTSSGLLLRKDMGMEIPKEDEVADLEKIGDTVKYLSQTIEDFRNYFNPNRNKELFNLKECYEKTLKLLNTKFSVLNIKVIQRLEDVNVLGYENEFTQVIMNLLNNTKDVLVEKNKENRLMFVSIYRDGNNAIFSVKDSGGGIPSHIMDKIFEPYFTTKGKEKGTGIGLYMSREIIEKHMDGKLKLQNKKFIYEEKEFIGAHFKIILPLKQKNKK, from the coding sequence ATGCAATATAAAGGCTCTATTAAAAAGCGATTAACAGCAATAATTGTTTCAGTTACAATTTTAACTGCGTTAATAGGTTATAGTAGTTTTGTATATTGGTATATGACTAATCAATATAACAATGTATTAAAACTTTCAAAATCAGTAGCTTTAGTTTTAGGGCAAGATATTGCAAAACTAGTATTATTAAATGATATTTCAGTTGCAGCAGATATAACTACAAAATTAAAATCTTTTAAAACTTTAGATTCAATGGTTTTATATAAATTAGATAATACTCCTATTTTACAATATTCTAAAAATGAAAAAAGTTTTGTAGCTGATAAATTACCTGATGAAAAAAACAGACAAACTACTATTGATACTCAATTTTTAAAACTGTATGTAGACGCAAAGTACCAAAATAATCATTTAGGATATATTCAATTTAAATTTTCAATTCAATCTATTTATGATGTAATAAAAAAAGATATCTATTCTATCTTAACTATTTTATTTATTATGTTGATTTTTTCTTATATTCTAGCAACTATTTCATCAAGAAGATTTACAAAACCTATTTTAAAACTTGTTACATTTTTGGAAAATGTTGATTTCTCACACTCTTTAAATAAAGAGATCCATACAAAAGAAAATAATGAATATGGTAAATTATATAATGAAGTAAATATTATGTTAGATAGGCTTGAGAAAGCTAAATTAGAACTTCAAATAGCAGCTGCAGCATTTGATACACAAAATGGTATGGTTATTACAGATAAGTATCAAAAGATTTTAAAGGTTAATAAAGCATTTACAAATATCACCGGATATACAGCCCAAGAGGCTGAAGGTAAAACTCCAAGTATATTAAAATCAGGTATTCATGGTGAAGAATTTTACAAGAAAATGTATAAATCTTTACAAATAAATCATTTCTGGATGGGAGAAATCAATAATAAACATAAAGATGGAACGGTTGTAAATGAGTTATTAATTATCCACTCAATATTAGATGATAACAATGAAGTTTTATATTATGTAAGTTCATTTAGTGATATAACCTTACAGAAAAAAGCAGAGGCAGAGTTAAAGCTAAAAGAAGAATTATTAATACAAAAATCAAAAATGGCTTCTATGGGGCAAATGCTTGAGAATATAGCCCATCAATGGAGGCAACCTTTATCTATCATCTCTACAACATCAAGTGGGCTTTTATTGAGAAAAGATATGGGTATGGAGATACCAAAAGAGGATGAAGTTGCAGATTTAGAAAAAATAGGAGATACAGTTAAATATTTATCTCAAACAATTGAAGATTTTAGAAACTATTTTAATCCAAATAGAAATAAAGAGTTATTTAATTTAAAAGAGTGTTATGAAAAAACACTAAAACTTTTAAATACTAAATTTAGTGTATTAAATATCAAAGTAATACAAAGGCTTGAGGATGTAAATGTATTAGGTTATGAAAATGAGTTTACACAAGTTATTATGAATCTTTTAAATAATACAAAAGATGTTCTTGTTGAAAAAAATAAAGAAAATAGACTAATGTTTGTTTCTATTTATAGAGATGGAAACAATGCAATTTTTTCAGTAAAAGATAGTGGAGGAGGAATCCCTTCACATATTATGGATAAAATATTTGAACCATACTTTACAACTAAAGGTAAAGAGAAAGGTACAGGTATAGGTTTATATATGTCTAGAGAAATTATAGAAAAGCATATGGATGGTAAACTTAAACTTCAAAATAAAAAATTTATTTATGAAGAAAAAGAGTTTATTGGTGCCCATTTTAAAATCATCTTACCTTTAAAACAAAAAAATAAAAAATAA
- a CDS encoding LrgB family protein, with protein MNYDALVEYITSTPLTWLIFTLGSYKLGIIIYEKANKHTLLQPIVIAYIFIMSAILITGTSYKEYFKSVEIIHFFLGPATVALALPLYKNLKYIKSLFLPIVITLFVAGTFSVFIALLLLWSLDASISTMLSMTTKSITAPIAIITSEQIGAIPSLAVGFVIITGIIGALFGSLVFKVMKIKHDTSKGFALGLISHGIGTARAVEMGEKAAAFGALAMGLCGIFTAILLPIVIGFLN; from the coding sequence ATGAATTATGATGCATTAGTAGAATATATTACATCAACTCCTCTAACTTGGTTGATTTTTACATTAGGCTCATACAAATTAGGAATTATAATTTATGAGAAAGCCAATAAACACACTTTGCTACAACCAATTGTAATTGCATATATTTTTATTATGAGCGCGATTTTAATAACAGGAACCTCATACAAAGAGTATTTTAAATCTGTTGAGATAATACACTTCTTTTTAGGACCTGCAACGGTTGCTTTGGCTTTACCTTTATATAAAAATTTAAAATATATCAAGTCTTTGTTTCTTCCAATTGTTATAACACTTTTTGTTGCTGGAACATTTTCAGTATTCATTGCACTTTTACTGCTTTGGTCTTTAGATGCAAGTATAAGTACAATGTTATCAATGACTACAAAATCTATTACTGCACCAATTGCAATTATAACTTCTGAACAAATTGGAGCAATTCCATCTTTAGCAGTTGGATTTGTGATTATTACAGGAATTATTGGGGCACTTTTTGGAAGTTTGGTATTTAAAGTTATGAAAATAAAACATGATACTTCAAAAGGTTTTGCTCTTGGATTAATCTCTCACGGAATTGGTACAGCAAGAGCTGTAGAAATGGGAGAAAAAGCAGCAGCATTTGGAGCACTTGCAATGGGACTTTGTGGTATATTTACTGCTATTTTATTACCTATTGTTATAGGATTTCTAAACTAA
- a CDS encoding LysE family translocator, protein MEIYLMGFLALALAHFMALLSPGVDFFIILSNSSKYGKLSGVITSTGIAIANLVYILLALFGITLIKNNEFIFTIIKILGSVYLLYIGFLLLKSQKRDLFGEKIEKKKNKQDILKYFSMGFFSAILNPKNSIFYFTMFSISIQNSTPFFVQSFYAAWMFFAVLFWDIFIVYLVTNKKSKNFLDKHSNHIENISGFILFCIGSSILLNTIIT, encoded by the coding sequence ATGGAAATTTATTTAATGGGTTTTTTAGCCCTAGCTCTAGCACATTTTATGGCACTTTTAAGTCCTGGAGTAGACTTTTTTATAATACTCTCAAACTCTTCAAAATATGGAAAACTTAGTGGAGTAATCACTTCTACTGGTATTGCTATTGCAAACTTAGTATATATTTTGCTTGCACTATTTGGAATAACTCTTATAAAAAACAATGAGTTTATTTTTACTATTATAAAAATTCTTGGTTCTGTTTATCTTTTATATATTGGTTTTTTATTATTAAAATCTCAAAAAAGAGATCTTTTTGGAGAAAAAATTGAGAAAAAGAAAAATAAACAAGATATTCTAAAATATTTTTCAATGGGATTTTTTTCAGCTATTTTAAATCCAAAAAACTCAATATTTTATTTTACAATGTTTTCAATATCTATTCAAAATAGTACCCCATTTTTTGTTCAATCATTTTATGCCGCTTGGATGTTTTTTGCTGTACTTTTTTGGGATATATTTATTGTTTATTTAGTTACAAATAAAAAAAGCAAAAACTTTTTAGATAAGCATTCTAATCATATTGAAAACATATCTGGATTTATTCTATTTTGTATTGGTAGTTCAATACTTTTAAATACAATTATTACTTAG
- a CDS encoding NAD(P)-dependent oxidoreductase: MSVGFIGLGNLGTAIAKRLTDMGEELTVYNRTKSKVEHLGYPIVDSPKELIEKCDIVFMCLFESSAVENIFKMENGLLSADLTGKTIIDLTTNHYEKVLEFHKLVDEKEGEYLESPIFGSVAPALQGLVTIVTAGKKETFDACKPLLEKIGKEIFYLKDEGKASKMKLINNLCLGSFMATIAECTALGEACDIEKSSLLEILGVGGGQSLVLKAKTQKLLEEDFSAHFSNNAIYKDLHTLQDLAYSLNQPLFTASVPKELFGKMKKDGKGEEDFCSIYQLFKD, translated from the coding sequence ATGAGTGTAGGATTTATAGGTTTAGGAAATTTAGGAACTGCTATTGCAAAAAGACTTACAGATATGGGTGAAGAGTTAACTGTATATAATAGAACAAAATCGAAAGTTGAACATTTAGGTTACCCAATTGTTGATTCACCAAAAGAATTAATTGAAAAATGTGATATTGTATTTATGTGTTTATTTGAATCAAGTGCTGTTGAAAATATATTTAAAATGGAAAATGGTTTATTAAGTGCTGATTTAACAGGAAAAACAATTATAGATTTAACAACAAATCACTATGAAAAAGTATTAGAGTTTCACAAACTTGTAGATGAAAAAGAGGGTGAATATTTAGAATCACCAATTTTTGGAAGTGTAGCACCAGCTTTACAAGGTTTAGTTACTATTGTAACAGCTGGTAAAAAAGAGACTTTTGATGCTTGCAAACCTTTATTAGAAAAAATTGGTAAAGAGATATTTTATTTAAAAGATGAAGGAAAAGCTTCAAAAATGAAACTTATCAATAACCTATGTTTAGGTTCATTTATGGCTACAATTGCAGAATGTACTGCTTTAGGTGAAGCTTGTGATATTGAAAAAAGTTCATTATTAGAGATTCTTGGAGTTGGTGGTGGGCAATCACTAGTTTTAAAAGCTAAAACTCAAAAACTATTAGAAGAGGATTTTTCTGCACACTTCTCAAATAATGCTATTTATAAAGATTTACATACATTACAAGATTTAGCATATAGTTTAAATCAGCCACTATTTACAGCTTCCGTTCCAAAAGAGTTATTTGGAAAAATGAAAAAAGATGGTAAAGGTGAAGAGGACTTTTGTTCAATTTACCAACTGTTTAAAGACTAA
- a CDS encoding VOC family protein, which produces MFKIKSLDHLVLTVKDIDKTVEFYTNILGMEKEIFKETRIALKFGHQKINLHQLGNEFEPKAKNVKEGSSDLCFISETSVEEFKKHIEDNKIEVIEGPIKRTGAMGEINSIYLRDPDGNLIEVSNYIYKI; this is translated from the coding sequence ATGTTCAAAATTAAATCTTTAGACCATTTGGTTCTAACTGTAAAAGATATCGATAAAACAGTAGAGTTTTATACAAATATTTTAGGTATGGAAAAAGAGATTTTTAAAGAAACAAGAATTGCTTTAAAATTTGGACATCAAAAAATAAATCTACACCAACTAGGAAATGAGTTTGAGCCAAAAGCAAAAAATGTAAAAGAGGGAAGTTCTGATTTGTGTTTTATTAGCGAAACTAGTGTAGAAGAGTTTAAAAAGCATATTGAAGATAATAAAATAGAAGTTATTGAAGGACCTATAAAAAGAACTGGAGCAATGGGTGAGATAAACTCTATTTATCTAAGAGACCCAGATGGAAACCTAATAGAGGTTTCTAACTATATTTATAAAATATAA
- a CDS encoding pyridoxamine 5'-phosphate oxidase family protein — translation MGKQYKQLTKEDIDFIKKQKLFYIASCSDAEVNLSPKAYDSIAIAAEDTILFLSYPGSTNRTQKDVLNDGKITLLFNAFEGDPYLLRIFCKANIIDKDSDKFQEYLKYFTLENQKVRDIFEFKIQNIESNCGLTVPIMEYKGDRKS, via the coding sequence ATGGGTAAACAATATAAACAATTAACAAAAGAAGATATAGATTTTATAAAAAAGCAAAAGTTATTTTATATCGCTTCTTGTAGTGATGCAGAAGTAAATCTATCACCAAAAGCTTATGATAGTATTGCAATTGCAGCAGAAGATACTATACTTTTTTTAAGTTATCCAGGAAGTACTAATAGAACACAAAAAGATGTTTTAAATGATGGTAAAATTACACTCTTATTTAATGCTTTTGAGGGAGATCCTTATCTTTTAAGAATATTTTGTAAGGCAAATATAATAGATAAAGATAGTGACAAATTTCAAGAATATTTAAAATACTTCACTTTAGAAAATCAAAAAGTAAGAGATATTTTTGAGTTTAAAATCCAAAATATAGAATCTAATTGTGGTTTAACTGTTCCTATTATGGAATATAAAGGTGATAGAAAATCTTAA
- a CDS encoding AraC family transcriptional regulator has product MKEKIFTKIFTDENLPYLELRYSNNTKHYKKHLHDTLSIGINIKGETIYTNKDKIYNFDIGMLALVNPNEIHSCNPIDKTPNLYYMLYLDENWCYGIQKTICEDIKEFIPFDKDFLDDKNIYEEFKSLCETMFTNITYEEKEEDLILFFTKLFKTYINDFHKTPSNEDDLKFSQVQKYIQKNYKENISLNHLANKFDLNPFYIIRLFKNKLNMTPHAYLINEKINKAKEYLKKGNSLVDTALECGFADQSHFHRNFLKIVATTPNQYKLNFVQD; this is encoded by the coding sequence ATGAAAGAAAAAATATTCACTAAAATTTTTACAGATGAAAACTTACCATATTTGGAACTTCGATATTCAAACAATACAAAACATTATAAAAAACATTTACATGATACCTTGTCTATTGGAATAAATATAAAAGGTGAAACTATATATACAAATAAAGATAAAATCTATAATTTTGATATTGGAATGTTAGCATTAGTAAATCCAAATGAGATTCACTCATGTAACCCTATAGATAAAACTCCAAATCTTTATTATATGCTCTATTTAGATGAAAATTGGTGTTATGGTATTCAAAAAACTATTTGTGAAGATATAAAGGAGTTTATACCCTTTGATAAAGACTTTTTAGATGATAAAAATATATATGAAGAGTTTAAAAGCTTGTGTGAAACAATGTTTACTAATATAACCTATGAAGAAAAAGAGGAAGATTTAATACTGTTTTTTACAAAATTATTTAAAACCTACATAAATGATTTCCATAAAACTCCAAGTAATGAAGATGATTTAAAATTTTCGCAAGTACAAAAATATATTCAAAAAAACTATAAAGAGAATATCTCTTTAAATCACTTAGCAAACAAATTTGATTTAAATCCATTTTATATAATTAGACTATTTAAAAATAAACTAAATATGACTCCCCATGCTTATTTAATAAATGAAAAAATAAATAAAGCAAAAGAGTATCTAAAAAAAGGAAACTCTTTAGTAGATACAGCTTTAGAGTGTGGATTTGCAGATCAAAGTCATTTTCACAGAAATTTTTTAAAAATAGTTGCAACTACACCCAATCAATATAAACTCAATTTTGTACAAGACTAA
- a CDS encoding CidA/LrgA family protein — protein MRFFDLIVPGPVIGMVLLLFFLIIKKSSFQSLDNAAFLHLRYLPLLFIPAAMGIITQVDTISKEFWAIVISLFFGTLIALAFSAKLIDIMTTKKEKKNEL, from the coding sequence GTGAGATTTTTTGATTTGATAGTTCCTGGTCCTGTTATTGGTATGGTTCTACTTTTATTTTTTCTTATTATTAAAAAAAGTAGTTTTCAATCCCTTGATAATGCAGCGTTTTTACATTTAAGATATTTACCACTTTTATTTATACCTGCTGCAATGGGAATTATCACACAAGTAGACACTATTTCAAAAGAGTTTTGGGCTATTGTTATTTCTCTATTTTTTGGAACATTAATTGCTCTTGCATTTAGTGCAAAATTAATAGATATTATGACAACAAAGAAGGAGAAAAAAAATGAATTATGA
- a CDS encoding DUF3010 family protein: protein MNICGIELKSNQLLIATFNENEYIDLKTKKIVLEDDENQLSIREFCNQFLLFLEQNNIEKVYIKKRAKKGNFAGGAVTFKMEGLIQLNPLCEVELVSAQTISAFEKKNIIEFPEKLMKYQEQAFLTAYSQL from the coding sequence GTGAATATATGTGGAATTGAATTAAAAAGTAACCAATTATTAATAGCAACATTCAACGAAAATGAATATATAGATTTAAAAACAAAAAAAATAGTATTAGAAGATGATGAAAATCAATTAAGTATAAGAGAATTTTGTAACCAATTCTTACTTTTTTTAGAACAAAATAATATAGAAAAAGTGTATATTAAAAAAAGAGCAAAAAAAGGTAATTTTGCGGGTGGTGCAGTTACTTTTAAAATGGAAGGATTAATTCAACTAAATCCTTTATGTGAAGTTGAATTAGTTTCAGCTCAAACTATCTCAGCTTTTGAAAAAAAGAATATTATAGAATTTCCAGAAAAGTTGATGAAATACCAAGAACAAGCTTTTTTAACTGCATATTCTCAATTATAA
- a CDS encoding NAD(P)-binding domain-containing protein produces the protein MQTVYDLVIVGGGPGGIGTAVEAAVHGIENILLIDKADNHSSTIRKFYKDNKRVDKDWKGQTINIEGNIPFMDGTKETTLDFFDKLLDEEKIDTAFNTEVENIIKSEEDGLFMVTTATKGFKAKAVVITIGKMGKPNKPAYKIPPSIKEFVNFNLDKCNEGEKILVVGGGNSAAEYAYELADEGNTVTLVYRKDEFTRLNPENEDILYQYNGQEKLRLRMDTDILSLENEHGKVKVNFNDGYYTIYDRIVYAIGGTAPIDFLKKVGIEVDEKGKPIYNEHYETNISSMHVAGDIAFNTGGSIAAALNHGYHIVNSYLQKSGKIYSHTQKVEEFFENNPQFKA, from the coding sequence ATGCAAACTGTTTATGATTTAGTAATAGTTGGTGGAGGACCAGGGGGAATAGGTACAGCAGTTGAGGCTGCCGTACATGGAATTGAAAATATCTTACTAATTGACAAAGCTGATAATCATTCAAGTACTATAAGAAAATTTTATAAAGATAATAAGCGTGTTGATAAAGATTGGAAAGGTCAAACTATTAATATAGAAGGAAATATTCCTTTTATGGATGGGACAAAAGAAACTACACTTGATTTTTTTGACAAACTATTAGATGAAGAGAAAATTGATACTGCTTTCAATACTGAAGTTGAAAATATTATAAAAAGTGAAGAAGATGGTTTATTTATGGTAACCACTGCAACTAAAGGTTTTAAAGCTAAAGCAGTTGTTATTACTATTGGGAAAATGGGAAAGCCAAATAAACCTGCATATAAAATCCCACCATCTATAAAAGAGTTTGTAAATTTTAATTTAGACAAATGTAATGAGGGTGAAAAAATACTTGTTGTTGGTGGTGGAAATAGTGCTGCTGAATATGCATATGAATTAGCAGATGAAGGAAACACAGTAACTTTAGTTTATAGAAAAGATGAATTTACAAGATTAAATCCAGAAAATGAAGATATTCTATACCAATATAATGGTCAAGAGAAACTAAGACTTAGAATGGATACAGATATTTTATCTTTAGAAAATGAACATGGTAAAGTAAAAGTAAATTTTAATGATGGCTACTATACTATTTATGATAGAATTGTTTATGCAATAGGTGGAACTGCTCCTATTGATTTTCTAAAAAAAGTAGGAATAGAAGTGGACGAAAAAGGTAAGCCTATATATAATGAACATTATGAAACAAATATTTCAAGTATGCACGTAGCAGGAGATATTGCTTTTAATACTGGTGGTTCTATTGCTGCGGCACTTAATCATGGTTATCATATTGTAAACTCTTATTTACAAAAAAGTGGGAAAATATATTCACATACTCAAAAAGTTGAAGAATTTTTTGAAAACAACCCACAATTCAAAGCATAA
- a CDS encoding tautomerase has protein sequence MPHLQFEINKKIENNIKEQFIADIQNTFAQVMETKTDHIAISIREYDKYSISIGRANSLDDICLMNLDIREGRTIEQRRELALRFMDIVYTLFKVDNKNQYITFTEHKGEDFHLVEKYLSEWKIGEDPLV, from the coding sequence ATGCCTCACTTACAATTTGAGATTAACAAAAAAATTGAAAATAATATAAAAGAGCAATTTATTGCAGATATTCAAAATACTTTTGCCCAAGTTATGGAGACAAAAACTGACCATATAGCTATTTCAATTAGAGAATATGATAAATACTCAATATCTATAGGACGAGCAAATAGTTTAGATGATATATGTCTAATGAATCTCGATATCAGAGAAGGAAGAACTATAGAACAAAGAAGAGAATTAGCTTTAAGATTTATGGATATTGTTTACACATTATTTAAAGTAGATAACAAAAATCAATATATTACATTTACAGAACACAAAGGTGAAGACTTTCATTTAGTAGAAAAGTACTTATCAGAGTGGAAAATAGGAGAAGATCCATTGGTATAA
- a CDS encoding carbon-nitrogen hydrolase family protein, translated as MNEQESIDKIELVYLTKDDHEDIVRLMEDEYRYLDDSVWTQEEFYSLIEKFPDGQAGIKINDELAGFALSIIVDYNKYDDTHSYKEITGNYSFDTHDDNGDLLYGVDIFINKKFRGLRLGRRLYEFRKELCEEKNLKGIIFGGRIPNYSKYADKISPKEYIQKVKSREIYDPVLNFQLSNDFYVKRVIKNYLEGDIHSKDYACLLRWDNIYYSKPTKEPMSEKRVIRLGLIQWQVRPYNNIEEVLEQAEYFVNSISSYRSDFALFPEFFNAPLMAKYNHLSEADAIRELAKYTPQFEEEFSKLAISYNINIITGSMPQLVDGVLYNVGFLCKRDGTVEKYSKIHVTPDEEKVWGLKGSNEIRTFDTDCGKIGVLICYDSEFPELSRLLAKDGMNILFVPFLTDTQNGYSRVRLCAQARAVENECYVAIAGCVGNLPKVANMDIQYAQSAVFTPCDFAFPANGIKAESTPNTEMILIADVDLELLNELHNIGSVNNLKDRRTDIYDVIRK; from the coding sequence ATGAATGAGCAAGAATCAATAGATAAAATTGAATTAGTATATTTAACAAAAGATGATCATGAAGATATCGTAAGACTTATGGAAGATGAGTATAGATATCTTGACGATTCTGTATGGACTCAAGAAGAGTTTTATTCACTTATAGAAAAATTTCCTGATGGACAAGCAGGGATTAAAATAAATGATGAATTGGCTGGCTTTGCTTTAAGTATTATTGTTGATTATAATAAGTATGATGATACACATAGTTATAAAGAGATTACAGGGAATTACTCCTTTGATACCCATGATGATAATGGAGACTTACTTTATGGGGTTGATATTTTTATAAATAAAAAATTTAGAGGTTTAAGGCTTGGAAGAAGGCTTTATGAGTTTAGAAAAGAGCTTTGTGAAGAGAAAAATTTAAAAGGTATTATTTTTGGTGGAAGGATTCCAAACTATTCAAAATATGCAGATAAAATTTCACCTAAAGAGTACATTCAAAAGGTTAAATCAAGAGAGATTTATGATCCAGTATTAAATTTTCAATTATCAAATGATTTTTATGTAAAAAGGGTTATTAAAAACTATCTTGAAGGGGATATCCATAGTAAAGATTATGCTTGTCTTTTAAGATGGGACAATATCTATTATTCAAAACCAACAAAAGAGCCTATGTCTGAAAAAAGAGTTATAAGACTTGGACTTATCCAATGGCAAGTAAGACCCTATAACAATATTGAAGAGGTATTAGAACAAGCCGAATATTTTGTAAACTCTATCTCTTCATATAGAAGTGATTTTGCCCTATTTCCTGAGTTTTTCAATGCTCCACTTATGGCAAAATACAATCATTTAAGTGAAGCAGATGCAATTAGAGAACTTGCAAAATATACTCCTCAGTTTGAAGAGGAGTTTTCAAAACTTGCAATCTCTTATAATATAAATATTATAACAGGAAGTATGCCTCAACTTGTTGATGGGGTTTTATACAATGTTGGGTTTTTATGTAAAAGAGATGGTACCGTTGAAAAATATTCAAAAATACATGTAACCCCAGATGAAGAAAAAGTTTGGGGCTTAAAAGGTTCAAATGAGATTAGAACCTTTGACACAGATTGTGGAAAAATTGGAGTTTTAATCTGTTATGATTCAGAGTTTCCAGAGTTAAGTAGACTTCTTGCTAAAGATGGAATGAATATTTTATTTGTACCATTTTTAACTGATACTCAAAATGGATACTCAAGAGTTAGACTTTGTGCCCAAGCAAGGGCAGTTGAAAATGAGTGTTATGTTGCAATTGCAGGTTGTGTTGGAAACTTACCAAAAGTTGCCAATATGGATATTCAATATGCACAATCAGCTGTATTTACACCTTGTGATTTTGCATTTCCTGCAAATGGAATAAAAGCAGAATCAACACCAAATACAGAGATGATTTTAATAGCTGATGTGGATTTAGAACTTTTAAATGAACTTCATAATATAGGAAGTGTAAATAATCTAAAAGATAGAAGAACAGATATTTATGATGTAATTAGAAAATAA